A stretch of the Nicotiana tabacum cultivar K326 chromosome 6, ASM71507v2, whole genome shotgun sequence genome encodes the following:
- the LOC142182297 gene encoding uncharacterized protein LOC142182297: MAQANLPISFWGDALLTATYILNKVPSKSVSSTPYELLIGYVFIGELENGSVSEIESRDVTFLENNFPKKGEVKNREPLYEMLNSYSQQVSFDTVDNQIDQDLILDPSGSGNSQSQNPSNEPKFQLQKSASKNIPKCTYEIEDYIFLVSPIEMDEPKSVTEALSSPGKDEWMKETKEELKSMKTNKVWDLVDLLPGHRAIGNKWVLKVKCKADGSIERYKA, encoded by the exons ATGGCGCAGGCAAATTTACCTATCTCCTTTTGGGGAGATGCGTTATTGACTGCAACTTACATATTGAACAAAGTGCCTTCTAAATCAGTTTCTTCCACTCCTTATGAGCTATTGATTG GGTATGTGTTCATTGGTGAATTAGAGAATGGAAGTGTTAGTGAGATTGAATCACGAGATGTCacatttctggaaaataattttcCAAAGAAGGGCGAGGTAAAGAATAGAGAGCCTCTTTATGAAATGTTGAACTCATATAGTCAGCAAGTGTCTTTTGACACAGTTGATAATCAAATTGATCAAGATCTTATTCTTGATCCTAGTGGGAGTGGGAACTCTCAATCCCAAAATCCTTCTAACGAACCTAAATTTCAACTACAAAAGAGTGCCAGTAAAAATATACCCAAATGTACTTATGAAATTGAAGATTATATTTTCTTGGTATCTCCCATAGAAATGGATGAGCCAAAGTCTGTGACTGAGGCCTTATCGAGCCCTGGAAAAGATGAGTGGATGAAAGAAACGAAAGAAGAATTAAAGTCCATGAAAACCAACAAAGTCTGGGATCTAGTTGACCTTCTGCCTGGGCATAGAGCCATTGGGAACAAATGGGTTCTCAAAGTTAAATGCAAAGCGGATGGGTCAATAGAAAGATACAAGGCATGA